A DNA window from Maribellus comscasis contains the following coding sequences:
- a CDS encoding leucine-rich repeat protein encodes MSDSIENRFRKEWSDAECWVWDEIRAGRIASFNKKFNRNLNPKAEKEWNRKDEKRVLSAAFLETLLNEEFFKSAIKFKGVRIEGAHFKEDVNLQHVKLSWQLWLEFCRFEGSLKLMNLEINDWFSLEDSWVGGGLDLNGAQLHSYVSFKQITVLGAVDMISAKVGANLEMDGGHFTQKVNMNSIKIGSSLYLRNKASFTAVELANAFVEGMVELSGSTFSGKLDMNLANIGGYLSMAGNAVFNQIDLNSARIGSNLFLMESTYNDFLDVSSVHVEGTIYMSGNTSFKDIYLGNARIESDLIMTGSSFTGDLKMSSVKIGGFLYMDGGATFNLVEMRSAQIGSMISMIGSSFNGALEMNSIRVEGSVFMRKNAQFQKVNLGSAQIDGNLELSGSKFSDTVNMNSINVAGSLFLDDGASFEMLKLGSARIGGTVSMIGSEFHDFLDMNSLKGESAVFMRDGAKFQRVDIGSAEIAGNLELTGSTVSGYLNISSVKIGGNCFLRDKSEYQEVNITSGEIAGNLELTGSKFFQRLGLNSVKVGGSLYMDGGAVFESVGMRSARINGLISVSGSTFNGDLNMNSVITEGFVFMRGKSVFQKVNMGNICIAGNLEMSGCSFGGLVNINSAKIEGSVFMDQESQFQEVNLVNAEVGGNLEMPSAIFSGKLNLNSSKIGNSLFMDSGASFKEVNLGAACVGNTIVMSGSTFNGFLDMNSVKVEGAVFMTGYSVFNDVNLVSGKIAGNLELNYSTFKGDLSFDNLVIEQNLLAQYAYFDKDKKLSLCYSNIGSTVNFSGSQMGSLELTSTNINSELRLGSGRSVPPVWSSSSEMILWNATVGAIQDKGINSWPDKLELEGFTYHGLGGYGATGEGNMAKRKSPEFINWLERDKTFSPQPYEYLAKVLNESGFPSKANAVLHAGRKRSRTVAWEQNDKKKREYMRWFGLVLLQSTIGFGLGGRYFRVLIWLLGFSCIGFFVLLFTCQSSGPDYFKMAWASLDATLPIVELNEEYGEFIFSNSANGIKTWFYIQKMIGYVLGGFIVAGLAGLTQKNS; translated from the coding sequence ATGTCAGATTCAATTGAAAACCGGTTCAGAAAGGAATGGTCAGATGCCGAATGTTGGGTTTGGGACGAAATCCGCGCAGGACGTATTGCCAGCTTTAATAAAAAATTCAACAGAAACCTCAATCCTAAAGCAGAAAAAGAATGGAATCGCAAAGATGAAAAAAGAGTTTTATCAGCTGCTTTTTTGGAGACACTGTTAAATGAGGAATTTTTTAAAAGTGCGATCAAATTTAAAGGTGTGCGGATTGAGGGTGCACACTTTAAAGAGGATGTTAATCTCCAGCATGTAAAATTATCCTGGCAATTATGGCTTGAGTTTTGTCGGTTTGAGGGCTCGCTAAAATTAATGAACCTCGAAATAAACGATTGGTTTTCACTTGAAGACTCCTGGGTAGGTGGCGGACTGGACTTAAACGGGGCGCAATTACACAGTTATGTTTCTTTTAAGCAAATTACTGTTCTTGGGGCGGTTGATATGATAAGTGCAAAGGTTGGCGCCAACCTCGAAATGGATGGCGGCCATTTTACCCAAAAGGTAAATATGAACTCCATTAAAATAGGAAGTTCTTTGTATCTCCGGAATAAGGCCAGCTTTACAGCCGTTGAACTGGCCAATGCTTTTGTTGAAGGAATGGTCGAATTGAGCGGGAGTACATTTAGCGGTAAACTTGATATGAACCTGGCCAATATTGGCGGTTATCTTTCCATGGCCGGCAATGCGGTTTTTAACCAGATCGATTTGAACAGTGCCCGTATTGGCAGTAATCTCTTTCTGATGGAGAGCACGTATAACGATTTTCTCGATGTAAGCTCGGTTCATGTTGAAGGAACGATTTATATGAGTGGAAATACTTCGTTTAAAGATATCTATCTCGGAAATGCCCGGATTGAAAGTGATTTGATAATGACGGGAAGCTCGTTTACCGGAGACTTAAAAATGAGTTCCGTAAAAATTGGTGGTTTTTTGTATATGGATGGAGGGGCTACTTTTAACCTGGTAGAAATGAGAAGTGCCCAGATTGGAAGTATGATATCGATGATTGGCAGCTCTTTTAATGGTGCGCTGGAAATGAATTCTATCAGAGTGGAAGGTTCTGTTTTTATGCGAAAAAATGCACAATTTCAGAAGGTAAATCTTGGCAGCGCTCAAATTGACGGAAACCTGGAGTTAAGTGGAAGCAAATTTTCAGATACTGTAAATATGAATTCCATAAATGTTGCGGGATCACTTTTTTTGGATGATGGCGCCAGTTTTGAAATGCTTAAATTGGGAAGTGCCCGTATAGGAGGAACAGTGTCAATGATTGGCAGTGAATTTCACGATTTCCTCGATATGAATTCCTTAAAAGGCGAAAGTGCTGTTTTTATGCGTGACGGAGCTAAATTTCAAAGAGTAGATATTGGCAGTGCTGAGATTGCAGGAAATCTTGAACTGACAGGCAGTACCGTTTCCGGATATTTAAACATCAGCTCTGTAAAAATAGGAGGAAATTGTTTTTTAAGGGATAAATCAGAGTACCAGGAGGTGAATATAACCAGTGGCGAGATTGCAGGTAACCTTGAACTGACTGGGAGCAAATTTTTCCAGAGACTGGGGTTAAACTCGGTAAAAGTTGGTGGTTCGCTCTATATGGACGGTGGTGCTGTTTTTGAATCAGTGGGAATGAGAAGTGCCCGGATCAACGGACTGATTTCTGTTTCGGGAAGTACATTTAACGGCGACCTGAATATGAATTCTGTGATTACCGAAGGTTTTGTTTTTATGCGCGGAAAGTCGGTATTTCAAAAAGTAAACATGGGAAATATATGCATTGCCGGTAACCTTGAAATGTCGGGGTGTAGTTTTGGAGGCCTCGTGAATATTAATTCCGCCAAAATTGAAGGGTCCGTTTTTATGGATCAGGAGTCACAATTTCAGGAGGTAAACCTGGTAAATGCCGAAGTTGGAGGAAACCTCGAAATGCCATCCGCTATTTTTTCCGGAAAACTGAATCTGAATTCTTCAAAAATCGGTAATTCTTTGTTTATGGACTCGGGAGCCAGTTTTAAAGAAGTAAATTTAGGTGCGGCTTGCGTGGGGAATACAATTGTAATGAGTGGGAGTACTTTTAATGGTTTTTTGGATATGAACTCCGTAAAAGTCGAAGGAGCTGTTTTTATGACAGGATATTCAGTATTTAACGATGTAAACCTGGTGAGTGGAAAAATAGCCGGAAATCTGGAATTGAATTACAGTACATTTAAAGGTGACCTGAGTTTTGATAATCTTGTTATAGAACAAAACTTACTTGCCCAATATGCCTATTTCGATAAAGATAAAAAGCTGAGTTTGTGTTATTCAAATATTGGTTCTACTGTAAATTTTTCGGGTTCTCAAATGGGGAGCCTGGAATTAACTTCAACAAATATAAATTCTGAGTTGCGTTTGGGGTCGGGAAGGAGTGTTCCCCCGGTGTGGAGCAGTTCATCGGAAATGATTCTCTGGAACGCCACTGTTGGTGCCATTCAGGACAAAGGGATTAACTCATGGCCCGATAAGTTGGAACTGGAAGGGTTTACTTATCACGGCTTAGGCGGATATGGAGCCACAGGTGAGGGAAATATGGCCAAACGAAAATCACCGGAGTTTATCAATTGGCTGGAACGTGACAAAACATTTTCACCCCAACCCTACGAATACCTGGCGAAAGTGTTAAACGAATCGGGTTTTCCTTCAAAAGCCAATGCAGTTTTACACGCCGGAAGAAAGAGATCGCGTACAGTAGCCTGGGAACAAAACGATAAAAAGAAACGGGAATACATGCGTTGGTTTGGTCTGGTTCTTCTGCAGTCAACCATTGGTTTTGGGCTGGGAGGCAGGTATTTCCGGGTGTTAATTTGGTTGCTTGGATTTTCCTGTATTGGTTTTTTTGTTTTGCTTTTTACCTGTCAGAGTTCCGGCCCCGACTATTTCAAAATGGCCTGGGCAAGCCTGGATGCTACGCTCCCGATTGTTGAATTGAATGAAGAATATGGTGAGTTTATTTTTAGTAATTCAGCCAACGGTATAAAGACCTGGTTTTATATTCAGAAAATGATTGGATATGTTTTGGGTGGTTTTATTGTAGCCGGTTTGGCCGGGTTAACTCAAAAAAATTCATAA